The genome window ACGCGAAATTACAAAATATGTTTTATTTTAATAGCGAGATGATAAGAGCGGCGCAAGAAAAAGGGGCTAAATTTAGCGTAGCTTGCGAGAACGTAAGCGAGTGCATAATCGCAAATGCGGCGGGCGCGAACCTGCTTGTTATGTCGAGGCGAGAGTTTACGCCAAAGGCCGCAAATTTGGCCCAATTTTATCTCTTTGACGCCAAAGTCGCTTGTATAATCGGCGATGAAATCGAACTTAGCGAGATAGCGGGGTATCAAGCCGACGTAGCGATATTTGATAACGCTATCGTTTGGGATAGATCAAAAAAGGAAACAAATGGAACTTTTTAAAACCGCGTTTTTGATGACCGTGCTGATGCTGCTTTTTGTTGCCGTGGGCGGCGCGATAGGCGGCACTAGCGGTATGATGGTCGCATTTTTGATTGCGCTTGGGATGAATTTCTTTTCATATTTTTTCTCGGATACGCTCGTGTTAAAGCACTACCAAGCCGTGCCGGTAGACGAAGCGCACGCGACGGGGCTTTATCAGATCGTGCGCGAGCTTTGCGCGAAGGCGAATTTGCCGATGCCAAAGATCTACATCATACCAGAAGCCGTTCCAAACGCTTTCGCCACGGGTCGTAACCCCAGCCACGCCGCAGTAGCCGTGACCGAGGGGCTGCTAAATCTGCTAAACAAAGACGAGATCGAGGGCGTGCTAGCTCACGAGCTAAGCCACGTGCGCCACTACGACATCCTAACTGGCTCTATCGCGGCGGTATTTGCTGGCGCGATCGCGATACTAGCGAAT of Campylobacter showae contains these proteins:
- the htpX gene encoding zinc metalloprotease HtpX; the protein is MELFKTAFLMTVLMLLFVAVGGAIGGTSGMMVAFLIALGMNFFSYFFSDTLVLKHYQAVPVDEAHATGLYQIVRELCAKANLPMPKIYIIPEAVPNAFATGRNPSHAAVAVTEGLLNLLNKDEIEGVLAHELSHVRHYDILTGSIAAVFAGAIAILANFAQFGAANRQGKQNPLMLIALAVIMPLAATIIRMAISRAREFEADRGAAMITGKPQHLAGALRKLEDYARGRVMANADEQSAHMFIINPFSGVKSALGSLFRTHPSTQDRIAALENLRSQLEGENGVKEYFRK